From a single Polyangium spumosum genomic region:
- a CDS encoding PLP-dependent cysteine synthase family protein, whose translation MLRRSMKAWLARLAAGTPTVPLRDEETGCTLWIKLEYMLPSGSTKDRIASFILGHAVECGALREDSIVVEASSGSTSIAFAMACAMIGVRFRAVMPEGVSGERLLIIRRYGGEVVLTPRQLGVLGAIEETRRLAEEDGRVFWPRQFENPQNALAHQRTTGPELIAQVGTTIHGFVAGVGTGGTLMGIARALVEAGQKAAIGRPRPERGVCFAGQPEICGGIPGVVEGLSQILDEDAVGGVVSLPVPDAEAIRAARDLVLQGFPVGPSSGLNLAGARMLARKLGPGHDIATVLCDRMERYFSTDMFQDLSPDEAVRSTGGLGA comes from the coding sequence ATGCTCCGACGCTCGATGAAGGCCTGGCTCGCGCGGCTCGCGGCGGGCACGCCCACGGTCCCGCTCCGGGACGAGGAGACGGGCTGTACCCTCTGGATCAAGCTCGAGTACATGCTCCCGAGTGGGTCCACCAAGGATCGGATCGCGAGCTTCATCCTTGGCCACGCGGTCGAGTGTGGGGCGCTCCGGGAGGACAGCATCGTCGTCGAGGCGTCGAGTGGGTCGACGTCGATCGCGTTTGCCATGGCGTGCGCCATGATCGGCGTGCGGTTCCGCGCGGTCATGCCCGAGGGGGTGAGCGGCGAGCGCCTGCTCATCATCCGTCGTTATGGCGGCGAGGTCGTGCTCACGCCGCGACAGCTCGGCGTGCTTGGCGCGATCGAGGAGACGCGGCGCCTGGCCGAGGAGGACGGGCGTGTCTTCTGGCCTCGCCAGTTCGAGAATCCTCAGAATGCCCTCGCCCACCAGCGCACGACGGGTCCGGAGCTCATCGCGCAGGTCGGCACCACGATCCATGGGTTCGTCGCGGGCGTCGGGACGGGCGGCACGCTCATGGGCATTGCGCGGGCGCTGGTCGAGGCGGGGCAAAAGGCGGCGATCGGCCGGCCTCGGCCCGAGCGGGGCGTGTGTTTTGCGGGGCAGCCGGAGATCTGCGGTGGGATCCCGGGCGTCGTGGAGGGGCTATCGCAGATCCTCGACGAGGACGCGGTGGGGGGCGTGGTCTCGTTGCCCGTGCCGGACGCGGAGGCCATTCGCGCGGCGCGGGACCTCGTGCTGCAAGGGTTCCCGGTCGGCCCGTCGAGCGGGCTGAACCTGGCGGGCGCGCGGATGCTCGCGCGCAAGCTCGGGCCGGGGCACGACATCGCGACGGTGCTCTGCGACCGGATGGAGCGGTATTTCTCGACGGACATGTTCCAGGATCTGTCGCCGGACGAGGCCGTTCGAAGTACAGGGGGTTTGGGGGCGTAG
- the ybaK gene encoding Cys-tRNA(Pro) deacylase, which yields MKTNAVRLLDTLGISYELRAYEVDPEDLRAGTVAEKIGLPVEQVWKTLVCRGDRAGVLMAVLAGNDELDLKALARATGDRKVDTVPLKEVQPLTGYVRGGVTAIGGKKEFLVIVDETIELHDVVSVSAGVRGLQILLAPADYVRVVKGKLASIARGM from the coding sequence ATGAAGACGAATGCGGTGAGGTTGCTCGATACGCTCGGCATTTCGTACGAGCTCCGCGCGTACGAGGTGGATCCCGAGGATCTGCGGGCCGGGACGGTGGCCGAGAAGATCGGGCTGCCGGTGGAGCAGGTCTGGAAGACGCTCGTTTGTCGAGGGGATCGCGCGGGGGTCTTAATGGCGGTCCTCGCCGGCAATGACGAGCTCGACCTGAAGGCGCTGGCGCGCGCCACGGGGGATCGGAAGGTCGATACGGTGCCGCTGAAGGAGGTGCAGCCGCTCACGGGGTACGTGCGCGGCGGCGTGACGGCGATCGGCGGCAAAAAAGAGTTTTTGGTGATCGTCGACGAGACGATCGAGCTGCACGACGTGGTGAGCGTCTCGGCGGGCGTGCGGGGGCTTCAGATTTTGCTCGCGCCGGCCGATTACGTGCGGGTGGTGAAGGGGAAGCTCGCGTCGATCGCGCGGGGCATGTAG